The following are from one region of the Mustela lutreola isolate mMusLut2 chromosome 7, mMusLut2.pri, whole genome shotgun sequence genome:
- the SPESP1 gene encoding sperm equatorial segment protein 1: MPMKFLVLLVALLLWPSFVPAIPSITVTPDEEQNLNHYVEVLQNLILSVPTREPGREKKSKSPNNVHSIGPKVSRLKEIITHGDVSTENDVLINPLGEETTASPTGGFTLEVQKKKPTESTAFWSIKPNNVSIVLHSDEPYIVKEPEPEPEPEPEISQTNPWLNFTETSPSPEVTSGQPSVTPLSIYTDMNTVTELEDVPQLSGEYEMGTPDTVTFGKHPQILNNEDILKKISDIHSQVQRVPLAESLKPEYREDIRASREHLKRSLALAEAAEHKLQKMYRSQLLPLARSSSGIDDIETVINTLYNSRSKLAKYLDIRYVPPEMRQKATTVFSTLKKILCVSQQETQNLIRKLLNNNIKILNLLDIP; the protein is encoded by the coding sequence gcaTAACCGTGACGCCTGACGAAGAACAAAACTTAAATCATTATGTAGAAGTTTTACAGAACCTAATACTAAGTGTTCCTACTAGGGAGCCAGGTCGTGAGAAAAAATCAAAGTCTCCAAATAATGTTCATTCTATAGGACCGAAGGTATcaagattaaaggagataatcACACATGGAGACGTTTCAACTGAAAATGATGTTTTAATCAATCCTCTTGGTGAAGAAACCACAGCTTCCCCAACTGGAGGCTTCACACTGGAAGTACAGAAGAAAAAACCTaccgaaagcacagcattctggtCGATTAAACCAAATAATGTTTCTATTGTTTTACACTCAGATGAACCTTATATTGTAaaagagccagagccagagccagagccagaaccAGAAATATCACAAACAAATCCATGGCTAAACTTTACTGAGACATCCCCAAGCCCAGAGGTCACCTCAGGCCAACCGTCTGTCACTCCTTTAAGTATATACACTGACATGAATACCGTCACAGAGCTAGAAGATGTTCCTCAGCTCTCAGGCGAATATGAAATGGGAACACCTGACACAGTAACATTTGGAAAACACCCACAGATTCTGAATAATgaagacattttgaaaaaaatttcagatATTCATTCACAGGTACAACGGGTACCTCTTGCTGAAAGCCTCAAGCCAGAATACAGAGAGGACATTCGAGCCTCTAGAGAGCACCTAAAACGGAGCCTTGCTTTAGCAGAAGCAGCAGAACATAAACTACAAAAGATGTATAGATCCCAGCTATTACCACTAGCACGAAGCAGTAGTGGAATTGATGACATTGAAACTGTTATTAACACACTGTACAATTCCAGATCTAAATTAgctaaatatttagatattagaTATGTTCCACCAGAGATGAGACAGAAAGCTACTACAGTATTCAgtacattgaaaaaaatattatgtgTAAGTCAACAAGAAACTCAAAATCTTATTAGGAAGTTAttaaacaataatataaaaattttaaacctacTTGATATTCCATGA